The Miscanthus floridulus cultivar M001 chromosome 7, ASM1932011v1, whole genome shotgun sequence genome includes a region encoding these proteins:
- the LOC136467754 gene encoding putative laccase-9: protein MPLRQRPTMGGADKMPAGRLSWLLLGVVLAFGVAASPAQASRNTHYDFVIKETNVTRLCQEKTILAVNGQFPGPTIYARRDDVVIVNVYNQGNKNITLHWHGVDQPRNPWSDGPEYITQCPIQPGANFTYKIIFTEEEGTLWWHAHSDFDRATVHGAIVIHPKRGSVYPYTKPHKEMPIILGEWWNADVEQVLLESQRTGADVQISDANTINGQPGDFAPCSKNDTFRMLVEHGKTYLLRVINAGLTNEMFFAIAGHRLTVVSTDGRYLKPFTVDYIMISPGQTMNMLLEANHATNGSGDNNRYFMAASPFFTNIGLPVNDKNTTAILEYTDAPPSAGPPDYPVLPVINDTAAAAAYTSQLRSLVTKEHPIDVPMEVDEHMLVTISVNTLPCGANETCMGPGPGNNTRLAASLNNVSFVPPTVDILDAYYYSISGVYEPDFPNKPPFFFNFTAPNPTVEFQLTKRGTKVKVVEYGTVVEVVFQDTAILGAESHPMHLHGFSFYVVGRGFGNFDKDKDPATYNLVDPPYQNTVSVPTGGWAAMRFRAANPGVWFMHCHFDRHTVWGMDTVFIVKNGKTPGAQMMPRPPNMPKC, encoded by the exons ATGCCCCTTCGGCAACGTCCGACGATGGGCGGTGCAGATAAGATGCCGGCAGGCCGGCTCAGCTGGTTACTGCTAGGCGTGGTGTTAGCCTTTGGAGTTGCAGCTAGCCCGGCCCAGGCCTCCAGGAATACTCACTACGACTTCGTT ATCAAGGAGACCAACGTCACCCGGCTCTGCCAGGAGAAGACCATCCTGGCCGTGAACGGGCAGTTCCCCGGGCCGACCATCTACGCTCGCAGGGACGACGTGGTCATCGTCAACGTGTACAACCAGGGCAACAAGAACATCACCCTCCACTGGCACGGCGTGGACCAGCCGCGGAACCCGTGGTCCGACGGGCCGGAGTACATCACGCAGTGCCCCATCCAGCCCGGCGCCAACTTCACATACAAGATCATCTTCACCGAGGAGGAGGGCACGCTGTGGTGGCACGCGCACAGCGACTTCGACCGCGCCACCGTGCACGGCGCCATCGTCATCCACCCCAAGCGCGGCTCCGTCTACCCCTACACAAAGCCGCACAAGGAGATGCCCATCATCCTCGGCGAGTGGTGGAATGCAGACGTGGAGCAAGTTCTCCTGGAGTCCCAGCGGACCGGCGCCGACGTCCAGATTTCGGACGCCAACACCATCAACGGCCAGCCCGGCGACTTCGCCCCGTGCTCCAAGAACGACACCTTCAGGATGTTGGTGGAGCACGGCAAGACATACCTACTCCGGGTCATCAACGCGGGGCTCACCAACGAGATGTTCTTCGCCATCGCCGGGCACCGCCTCACGGTGGTCAGCACCGACGGCCGCTACCTCAAGCCGTTCACCGTCGACTACATCATGATCTCCCCCGGACAGACCATGAACATGCTCCTCGAGGCCAACCACGCCACCAATGGCTCAGGTGACAACAACCGCTACTTCATGGCCGCGAGCCCGTTCTTCACCAACATCGGACTCCCGGTCAACGATAAAAACACCACGGCCATTCTGGAATACACGGACGCACCGCCCTCCGCGGGGCCACCAGACTACCCCGTCCTGCCGGTCATCAACGACACCGCCGCGGCAGCGGCGTACACATCGCAGCTCCGCTCCCTGGTCACCAAGGAGCACCCGATCGACGTGCCAATGGAGGTCGACGAGCACATGCTCGTGACGATCTCCGTCAACACGCTCCCCTGTGGAGCCAACGAGACGTGCATGGGCCCCGGCCCCGGAAACAACACCCGCCTTGCGGCGAGCCTGAACAACGTCAGCTTCGTGCCGCCGACCGTTGACATCCTCGACGCCTACTATTACTCCATCAGCGGCGTGTACGAGCCGGACTTCCCCAATaagccgcccttcttcttcaacttcaCCGCCCCCAACCCGACGGTGGAGTTCCAGCTCACGAAGCGGGGAACCAAGGTGAAGGTGGTGGAGTACGGCACCGTGGTGGAGGTGGTGTTCCAGGACACGGCCATCCTCGGTGCCGAGAGCCACCCCATGCACTTGCACGGTTTCAGCTTCTACGTGGTGGGTAGAGGCTTCGGTAATTTCGACAAGGATAAGGACCCGGCCACGTACAACCTGGTCGACCCGCCGTACCAGAACACCGTCTCCGTGCCTACGGGCGGCTGGGCTGCAATGCGCTTCCGCGCGGCAAATCCTG GTGTGTGGTTTATGCATTGCCACTTCGATCGTCACACGGTGTGGGGCATGGACACCGTGTTCATTGTGAAAAATGGCAAGACCCCAGGCGCTCAAATGATGCCACGTCCTCCTAACATGCCTAAGTGCTAA